In Desulfofundulus kuznetsovii DSM 6115, the following are encoded in one genomic region:
- a CDS encoding FecCD family ABC transporter permease has translation MGLPVEVGGPGPGADISAIKTAYSRHIGRKILLVGVLLGLTGATALVATAVGAAGISAADVWRVILLHMGVPVTLESDLAETVVWEIRLPRILLATITGMSLAGAGAVMQGVLRNPLVSPYTMGLSSGAAFGAALAIVLGTGLVGGNYLEVSRWLIVTNAFIFGGLTTLLAFSLARFKGMAPETLVLGGVAIGYLFQAGVSLLKYISNNEALKELVVWLMGGFWGADWRTVALLTPVVLLCMAGLLLYSWDLNVLGAGEEVAASLGIKVGHLRVYTLTLATLAAAATVAFTGIIGFVCLVGPHICRMLVGSDNRFLIPCSCLMGAVLLLLADTLARTIIAPTEIPVGIITALMGSPFFIYLLIKKKRQWWG, from the coding sequence ATGGGTTTACCCGTCGAAGTAGGCGGCCCTGGGCCGGGGGCAGATATAAGTGCTATTAAAACGGCATATTCCCGCCACATTGGCCGGAAAATCCTCCTGGTCGGTGTTTTGCTCGGCTTAACCGGTGCTACTGCCCTGGTGGCTACCGCGGTGGGAGCAGCCGGGATAAGTGCGGCGGACGTCTGGCGGGTGATTCTTTTACATATGGGTGTGCCGGTAACCCTGGAAAGTGATCTGGCCGAGACGGTGGTCTGGGAGATCCGCCTCCCCCGCATTCTGCTGGCCACCATCACCGGGATGAGCCTGGCCGGGGCCGGGGCGGTGATGCAGGGGGTGCTGCGCAACCCCCTGGTCTCGCCCTACACGATGGGGCTTTCCAGCGGCGCGGCCTTTGGGGCGGCCCTGGCCATCGTGCTGGGGACGGGCCTGGTGGGCGGGAACTACCTCGAAGTATCGCGGTGGCTCATCGTTACCAACGCCTTCATCTTCGGGGGGTTGACCACACTCCTGGCTTTCTCCCTGGCGCGGTTCAAGGGGATGGCGCCCGAGACACTGGTTCTGGGCGGGGTTGCCATTGGTTACCTCTTTCAGGCGGGCGTCTCCCTCTTGAAGTACATTTCCAATAACGAAGCCTTAAAAGAACTGGTGGTCTGGCTGATGGGCGGCTTCTGGGGGGCGGACTGGCGGACGGTGGCGCTCCTCACACCGGTGGTGCTTCTCTGTATGGCCGGACTCCTCCTCTACTCTTGGGATCTCAACGTCCTGGGGGCCGGGGAGGAGGTGGCGGCCAGTCTGGGGATCAAAGTGGGGCACCTGAGGGTTTATACCCTGACTCTGGCTACCCTTGCTGCTGCAGCTACGGTGGCCTTCACCGGCATCATCGGGTTTGTCTGCCTGGTGGGGCCGCACATCTGCCGGATGCTTGTGGGCAGCGACAACCGGTTTTTGATCCCCTGCTCCTGCCTGATGGGAGCGGTGCTCCTGCTTCTGGCCGATACCCTGGCGCGGACCATCATTGCGCCGACGGAAATTCCGGTGGGGATTATCACCGCCCTGATGGGCTCTCCCTTCTTCATCTACCTGCTAATTAAGAAAAAGCGGCAGTGGTGGGGGTAG
- a CDS encoding ABC transporter permease yields MKQGNWLQSKKLSTGEGVPLAGGSFRVWSPLARLDWLPIVLAMGMVWRRRWWRFLIGGLNRPLIFLVIFAWNLGDKTATATGSYLGFLVPGLVVMAAVSASYADLVNWFTLRRTFYRVLDEYLLAPISKSSLLIGHVLGAGIKGFLTSLVVFLTASLLVKSFQFSIFCFIQLLIICLTFACLAVAVAMVAGGDKDTLMFTNLIVFPMTFFCGTFFPVEQLPGPLECLSWGLPLTAATYNLRALVLTGTGKPGWFFQSLGWLAGLYLVAYLLLRWRLED; encoded by the coding sequence GTGAAGCAAGGGAACTGGCTTCAGTCTAAAAAGTTATCTACCGGTGAGGGTGTCCCCCTGGCCGGGGGCTCTTTCAGAGTCTGGTCGCCTTTAGCCCGTCTTGACTGGCTGCCCATTGTGCTGGCCATGGGGATGGTCTGGCGGCGGCGCTGGTGGCGCTTTCTCATCGGGGGATTGAACAGGCCGCTGATCTTCCTGGTTATTTTTGCCTGGAACCTGGGCGATAAGACGGCTACCGCCACCGGCAGTTATCTGGGTTTTCTGGTGCCCGGCCTGGTGGTCATGGCTGCAGTTTCGGCCAGCTATGCCGACCTGGTGAACTGGTTTACCCTGAGGCGTACTTTTTACCGGGTGCTGGACGAGTACCTGCTGGCTCCCATTTCCAAAAGTTCACTTTTAATCGGGCACGTGCTTGGTGCAGGAATCAAGGGATTTCTTACTTCCCTGGTGGTGTTCCTGACCGCGTCCCTGCTGGTCAAGAGTTTCCAGTTTTCCATTTTCTGCTTTATTCAACTATTAATTATCTGCCTCACCTTTGCCTGCCTGGCGGTGGCCGTGGCCATGGTCGCCGGGGGTGATAAAGATACGCTGATGTTTACCAACCTGATCGTGTTTCCGATGACCTTTTTCTGCGGCACCTTTTTTCCGGTGGAGCAACTGCCCGGCCCGCTGGAGTGCTTGAGCTGGGGCCTGCCCCTGACGGCGGCAACATATAACCTGCGCGCTCTTGTCCTGACCGGTACCGGTAAGCCGGGATGGTTTTTCCAGAGCCTGGGCTGGCTGGCTGGTCTGTACCTGGTTGCTTACCTCTTATTGAGGTGGCGGCTGGAAGATTAA
- a CDS encoding copper amine oxidase N-terminal domain-containing protein: MLRKILVLICVFCFLLPAARPAAAYTTVKAQETPTVNADSTVALGTLLIKEEYANSIKTSDWVTISLPSFVELQQLRFYFPGGTSYWPSGDYTVPYAVYNVGDEISLGGSGVALQKEGLNTFSLKVSAGGAPTSKTFRCYIYFDRVYIKALPPEESGKIDVTLDAPSSSGFSPGTVTVANVSIGGSTATAASPESLTDLGGKVANITLKENVPGALKMNGTDFRKQDTVKFVLSPGFTWQTVVLLPSWGWQSGDIDYAIGEDTSGRSVLYLQIKKETTKDTGVGRVIISGTVSVDESIARSGKVEVSYEGNNPGVDPALLTVAEYSTAGAAVNGKTATDVVAGHSNQRIGEFTVTEGMAGDLARGRTITLTLPEGVKWNTYPTVKREAGNGELSGPVPVGDDRRTIKFTVVRSGTEKTAFCFKYATVDLALNAPEQVDITVGGSAGARGNVTVAHVQLPVAVVAEKTTVRIGVPNQPGGKLTITENMPGAVRARDASGATAFLRLELPEGVTFAQKPVVEVSTGDLVLDNTNIRLEQDDRVLVIPVKTSSVSPVSKPIEESAAQSEGSPTGEAEEKSASSTEGGVTGSGTETSSGTETQGSTITVSGIVLTVDRTVPEGAVNLKVSGSALSETERIFSGTLNELKVPLATCGTPAPDQIRVAAVFTIGSKKYRIGSEEKEMDVEPYVKNGRTYAPVRYLALAAGLNDENILWDGSNQTVTLLAGKRVVQFKVGQKAYLIQGVPISIDAAPEIVNGRTMLPYRFVAQALGLQAEWNESAQQVIIR, encoded by the coding sequence ATGCTGCGCAAAATTCTGGTGTTGATTTGCGTATTCTGCTTTTTGCTGCCTGCGGCAAGACCGGCGGCGGCCTATACAACAGTTAAAGCCCAGGAAACTCCTACCGTTAATGCCGATAGTACGGTGGCCCTAGGTACATTACTGATTAAAGAAGAGTACGCCAACTCCATTAAGACAAGTGACTGGGTTACCATCAGCCTGCCTTCCTTTGTGGAACTGCAGCAATTGCGCTTTTATTTTCCTGGCGGCACATCCTACTGGCCCTCAGGCGACTATACTGTTCCTTATGCGGTGTACAACGTGGGAGATGAGATTTCTCTGGGCGGAAGTGGCGTTGCCCTGCAAAAAGAAGGATTGAACACTTTTAGCCTTAAAGTTAGTGCTGGCGGAGCACCTACAAGTAAAACTTTCCGCTGCTACATCTACTTCGACCGGGTTTATATCAAGGCCCTGCCACCTGAGGAATCAGGGAAGATAGATGTAACCCTCGATGCTCCTTCAAGTAGCGGGTTTAGTCCAGGTACAGTTACGGTGGCCAATGTCTCCATTGGTGGAAGTACGGCTACGGCTGCTTCACCGGAAAGCTTGACCGACCTGGGGGGGAAAGTGGCTAATATTACCCTTAAGGAGAATGTCCCCGGGGCTCTTAAAATGAACGGTACCGATTTCAGAAAACAGGATACGGTAAAATTTGTCCTTTCCCCTGGTTTTACCTGGCAAACCGTAGTTCTGCTCCCCAGCTGGGGATGGCAGTCAGGTGATATTGATTATGCCATTGGTGAGGATACCAGTGGCAGGAGTGTTCTGTATTTACAAATCAAAAAAGAAACCACGAAGGATACCGGGGTGGGGCGGGTAATTATTTCGGGAACTGTTTCCGTGGACGAAAGCATAGCCCGGTCCGGTAAGGTGGAGGTAAGCTACGAGGGTAATAATCCGGGTGTTGATCCGGCTCTGCTTACAGTAGCTGAATACAGCACTGCAGGAGCAGCCGTCAACGGTAAAACTGCTACCGATGTTGTTGCCGGCCACAGCAACCAGCGGATAGGAGAGTTTACCGTGACTGAGGGGATGGCCGGTGATCTGGCCAGAGGTCGTACCATTACCCTAACGTTACCTGAAGGAGTTAAATGGAACACTTATCCCACAGTAAAAAGGGAAGCCGGAAATGGCGAACTAAGCGGTCCCGTGCCGGTGGGCGATGACAGACGAACAATCAAATTTACCGTGGTCAGGTCGGGTACTGAGAAAACCGCTTTTTGCTTCAAATATGCCACGGTTGACCTGGCTCTGAATGCTCCCGAGCAGGTGGATATCACCGTGGGCGGCTCTGCCGGGGCCAGGGGTAATGTAACTGTAGCCCATGTACAGCTTCCGGTTGCGGTGGTTGCAGAAAAGACCACGGTACGCATTGGTGTTCCCAACCAGCCCGGCGGCAAGCTGACGATTACCGAAAATATGCCTGGTGCTGTGCGGGCCAGGGACGCCAGCGGTGCCACGGCATTCCTCAGGCTTGAGCTACCTGAAGGTGTTACTTTCGCTCAAAAACCGGTGGTGGAAGTGAGCACCGGAGATCTGGTTTTAGACAACACTAATATCAGACTAGAACAGGACGACCGGGTGCTGGTGATTCCTGTCAAGACCTCCAGTGTCAGTCCTGTTAGTAAACCGATTGAGGAATCTGCTGCGCAGTCTGAAGGTTCCCCCACCGGTGAAGCAGAAGAAAAGTCCGCCAGCAGTACAGAAGGGGGAGTAACCGGTAGTGGTACTGAAACAAGTAGCGGTACAGAAACACAGGGTAGTACCATCACGGTCAGCGGTATAGTGTTAACCGTAGATAGAACAGTTCCGGAAGGCGCGGTCAATCTGAAAGTAAGCGGCAGTGCCTTAAGCGAGACTGAAAGGATTTTTTCCGGTACATTAAATGAACTGAAAGTACCTCTGGCCACTTGTGGCACCCCTGCCCCGGATCAGATTAGGGTGGCGGCTGTATTCACCATTGGCAGCAAGAAGTACCGCATCGGCAGTGAGGAAAAGGAAATGGACGTGGAGCCTTACGTTAAGAACGGCCGTACCTATGCTCCGGTAAGGTACCTTGCCCTGGCTGCCGGTCTGAATGACGAAAACATCCTGTGGGACGGTTCAAATCAGACCGTAACCCTTCTGGCCGGCAAGCGGGTGGTCCAGTTCAAGGTGGGGCAAAAGGCCTATCTCATCCAGGGTGTGCCCATCTCTATTGATGCAGCGCCGGAAATAGTCAACGGGCGGACAATGCTACCATACCGCTTTGTAGCGCAGGCGCTGGGACTGCAGGCAGAGTGGAATGAATCTGCCCAGCAGGTGATTATCCGTTAA
- a CDS encoding ABC transporter substrate-binding protein, with amino-acid sequence MSACRKWVLLLTCFLIALTALSGLAGSREAVAQKRITIKDSHGRTVRVPCPPQRIVSVNSDLTELIYALGEEKRIVGVADTADFPPVVKRKAKVGHAFTPSVEKILALKPDVVFGYGGFLKPEIIAQIERAGIPVVLLDCYKIETMARDIRTLGTILNRQKEASAYLAYFEKYQKLFKERTKNIPLNKRPRVYLEGYTDYSAAAPGSGGAQMLDCVGGRNICAALRQPYPKVNAEWVVAQNPQVIIKACSTSVPSGYGENADAMKKKRAEMMRRPGWNKITAVQQGKVYMLSSEIYTGPRAIVGLAYFAKWIYPELFRDIDPEAIHKEMLKKFHGIELKGAYAYPAK; translated from the coding sequence TTGTCAGCATGCAGAAAATGGGTGCTTCTTTTAACCTGCTTTTTAATCGCTCTTACTGCTCTATCCGGACTGGCAGGCAGCAGGGAAGCAGTGGCCCAGAAGCGGATTACCATCAAGGACTCCCACGGCCGTACGGTCCGCGTTCCCTGCCCGCCGCAGCGGATCGTCTCGGTGAACTCCGACCTCACTGAGCTCATCTATGCCCTCGGGGAGGAGAAAAGAATTGTTGGCGTCGCGGACACCGCCGACTTTCCGCCCGTGGTAAAACGCAAAGCGAAGGTGGGCCATGCTTTCACCCCAAGCGTGGAGAAGATCCTGGCGCTGAAACCAGATGTAGTCTTCGGCTACGGCGGATTCTTGAAGCCGGAAATTATTGCCCAGATTGAGCGGGCGGGCATACCCGTGGTGCTTCTCGACTGCTACAAGATCGAAACCATGGCGCGGGACATCCGCACCCTGGGGACTATCCTCAACCGCCAGAAGGAGGCGTCAGCGTACCTTGCCTACTTCGAGAAGTACCAGAAGCTTTTTAAGGAACGGACGAAGAACATCCCGCTTAACAAGCGGCCGCGGGTCTACCTCGAGGGCTATACGGACTATTCCGCCGCAGCCCCCGGCTCCGGCGGCGCCCAGATGCTGGACTGCGTTGGGGGGAGGAACATCTGCGCGGCGCTGCGGCAGCCCTACCCGAAGGTGAACGCGGAGTGGGTGGTGGCCCAGAACCCGCAGGTGATCATTAAAGCGTGCAGCACCAGCGTTCCCAGCGGTTACGGGGAGAATGCGGACGCGATGAAAAAGAAGCGCGCCGAAATGATGCGCCGCCCTGGCTGGAACAAAATTACCGCCGTACAGCAGGGGAAAGTTTATATGCTTTCCAGCGAGATTTATACCGGTCCGCGGGCGATCGTCGGCCTGGCCTACTTCGCCAAATGGATTTACCCGGAGCTCTTCCGGGACATCGACCCGGAGGCGATCCACAAAGAGATGCTCAAAAAGTTTCACGGCATAGAGCTTAAAGGGGCTTATGCTTATCCGGCCAAATAA
- a CDS encoding ABC transporter substrate-binding protein has protein sequence MRRYWLVLGAAVLAAFLLAAAVWPAVAAQQKRITVTEYFVTPKGEIEKRAVRVPCPPRRVVVLGAYPAEMIKALGVEKAVVAVDESTKNNTRWPEYVLKVPHVGSSFTPSVEKIVALKPDLVIEAFMKPEQRNQLTRAGIPVLKIYGYKTEVLTREIRTLGLVFNRQERANAYAAYIEKHWQTVQERTKKLSSRQKPKVYWEYSYGAGNTGGPGSGLHPLIKWAGGINVAADLGIANPVVSPEWLAAKNPDVIIKYVGREHAGWTVSDTKKLEELRRQLMSRPGLKNTNAVKHGRVYLISDLITCAPRGAAGEYYVAKWLHPELFRDVNPEAVHREMLKKFYGEELKGVWVYPSK, from the coding sequence TTGCGGCGGTACTGGTTGGTTCTGGGAGCGGCGGTATTGGCAGCGTTCCTGCTGGCAGCCGCAGTTTGGCCTGCAGTGGCTGCACAGCAGAAGAGAATTACGGTTACGGAATATTTCGTCACCCCCAAAGGAGAGATTGAAAAACGCGCGGTCCGGGTGCCCTGCCCGCCCCGGCGGGTGGTGGTTCTGGGTGCTTATCCGGCGGAGATGATAAAGGCTCTCGGGGTAGAAAAAGCGGTGGTCGCGGTTGATGAATCCACCAAGAATAATACGCGGTGGCCAGAATATGTCTTGAAGGTTCCGCACGTGGGAAGTTCTTTTACCCCCAGCGTGGAAAAGATTGTAGCGCTTAAACCGGACCTGGTCATCGAGGCTTTTATGAAGCCTGAACAGAGGAATCAACTTACACGTGCTGGGATTCCCGTCCTTAAGATTTATGGCTATAAAACAGAAGTTCTCACCAGAGAAATCCGGACACTGGGTCTGGTCTTTAACCGCCAGGAGCGGGCCAATGCCTATGCGGCTTACATTGAGAAGCACTGGCAAACGGTCCAGGAGCGGACAAAAAAACTGAGCTCCCGGCAAAAGCCAAAGGTTTACTGGGAGTATTCTTACGGTGCTGGGAACACAGGCGGCCCTGGCTCGGGGTTGCACCCGCTAATTAAGTGGGCCGGGGGGATCAACGTTGCTGCAGACCTGGGAATCGCCAACCCTGTGGTGAGCCCGGAATGGTTGGCAGCTAAAAATCCGGACGTGATTATTAAATATGTTGGTCGTGAACACGCCGGCTGGACGGTAAGCGATACTAAAAAACTGGAGGAACTGCGCCGTCAGCTCATGTCCCGGCCGGGCCTTAAAAATACGAACGCTGTAAAGCATGGCCGGGTCTACCTGATTTCGGATCTCATTACCTGCGCGCCCCGCGGGGCGGCGGGCGAGTACTACGTCGCCAAATGGCTGCACCCTGAACTCTTCCGTGACGTGAACCCGGAGGCGGTGCACCGGGAGATGCTCAAGAAGTTCTACGGGGAGGAGCTTAAAGGCGTATGGGTTTACCCGTCGAAGTAG
- a CDS encoding ABC transporter ATP-binding protein, with product MSRRRPEGRAWKERERLKGAGADTCVQEQPAVMIELKDVVKNYGRITAVAGVSFQVLQGEIFGLLGPNGAGKTTTIRMLTTLTRPTAGELYVAGYPVATCPVEVKKRIGVVPQQNNLERELTGRENLLLHALLHRMPRVERERRIEELLDYVGLSSRADERVQHYSGGMARRLLIARALLHCPPILFLDEPTIGLDPQTRRRIWDLIQLMNRDGMTVLLTTHYIEEADSLCHRVGIIDHGRLIVLGTPAELKERLGNYCVEFLNEQGTERHFFATRSEAKAYAQSKDFDTVVRRTNLEDVFVELTGREARELASV from the coding sequence ATGAGTCGCCGGAGGCCTGAAGGAAGGGCGTGGAAGGAGCGGGAGAGGTTGAAAGGTGCCGGAGCCGATACCTGTGTACAAGAGCAGCCGGCGGTAATGATCGAACTGAAGGACGTAGTCAAAAACTACGGCCGTATAACAGCCGTAGCCGGCGTGAGTTTTCAGGTTTTGCAGGGGGAAATCTTTGGCCTTTTAGGCCCCAACGGGGCCGGCAAAACCACCACCATCCGCATGCTCACGACCCTGACCAGGCCCACCGCCGGAGAGCTATATGTGGCCGGTTACCCCGTGGCTACCTGCCCGGTGGAGGTTAAGAAGCGCATCGGCGTGGTGCCCCAGCAAAATAACCTGGAGCGGGAATTAACCGGGCGGGAAAACCTTTTGCTCCATGCCCTGCTGCACAGGATGCCCCGGGTTGAGCGGGAGCGGCGTATTGAGGAGTTGCTGGATTATGTAGGCCTCTCTTCCCGGGCTGATGAACGGGTACAGCATTATTCGGGCGGTATGGCCCGCCGCCTGCTCATTGCCCGGGCCCTGCTACATTGCCCGCCCATTCTCTTTCTGGATGAACCGACCATTGGCCTGGACCCGCAGACCCGCCGCAGGATCTGGGACTTGATCCAGCTGATGAACCGGGACGGGATGACGGTCCTTTTGACCACCCATTACATCGAAGAGGCGGACAGCCTGTGTCACCGGGTAGGCATCATTGACCACGGCCGGCTTATCGTCCTGGGGACGCCGGCGGAATTAAAGGAGAGGCTGGGGAATTACTGCGTGGAATTCTTGAACGAACAGGGTACCGAGCGGCATTTCTTCGCCACCCGGAGCGAAGCAAAGGCGTATGCCCAGAGCAAAGATTTTGATACGGTAGTCCGGCGTACCAACCTGGAGGATGTTTTTGTGGAGCTGACCGGCCGTGAAGCAAGGGAACTGGCTTCAGTCTAA
- a CDS encoding ABC transporter permease, translating into MIYWRSKFWLYLATYMLSPMLFLLSFGFGVGRRLQMIMPGGMSYLDFLVPGVVALALFNNGVTSVTVRMFYTRLHFQSFEAYRLAPVSNFSICLGYTLAGAMRGLLAGLIVLTMVFLLVPGLKLNWPFFGAMLLASLCFGTFGVLIGLCLRSFDDQALVSEFILVPVTFLSGTLIPVERLPGFLQHVVWFFPLTPAAELLRTTLTGNGFNWRLAAVLGGWCVVLFTLGWLRLKMLDG; encoded by the coding sequence ATGATCTACTGGCGGAGCAAGTTCTGGCTCTACCTGGCCACCTACATGCTCTCCCCCATGCTCTTTTTGCTCTCCTTTGGATTCGGGGTGGGGCGGCGGTTGCAGATGATCATGCCCGGAGGGATGAGCTATTTGGACTTTTTAGTGCCGGGCGTGGTGGCCCTGGCTTTGTTCAATAACGGGGTGACATCGGTAACGGTGCGCATGTTCTATACGCGCCTTCACTTCCAGAGTTTTGAAGCCTACCGTCTGGCCCCGGTGAGTAATTTTTCCATTTGCCTGGGCTACACCCTGGCCGGCGCCATGCGTGGCCTTTTAGCTGGTCTGATTGTTCTGACAATGGTGTTCCTGCTTGTCCCTGGTTTAAAGCTAAACTGGCCTTTTTTCGGGGCGATGCTGCTGGCCTCCCTTTGCTTCGGGACTTTTGGCGTGCTCATCGGCCTGTGCCTGCGCTCCTTTGACGACCAGGCCCTGGTCAGCGAATTTATCCTGGTCCCCGTCACCTTTTTAAGCGGTACCCTAATCCCCGTGGAACGCCTGCCCGGATTCTTGCAGCACGTGGTATGGTTTTTCCCCCTTACCCCGGCGGCAGAACTGTTGCGTACCACCCTGACCGGGAACGGATTCAACTGGCGGCTGGCGGCGGTGCTGGGAGGATGGTGTGTTGTTTTATTTACCCTGGGCTGGCTCAGGTTGAAAATGCTGGATGGCTGA
- a CDS encoding ABC transporter ATP-binding protein → MRLQVKGVCFSYGSVSVLEDVTFKVQAGETLGIIGPNGSGKSTLLRCLARVLKPRMGTVFLDGKNLAALRGREVGRYLGYVPPPGTGQAFPCTVLETVLQGRRPHLTWGVSHGDLAAVTRALAYLGLTDLGERQLGELSSGQRQKVLIARALAQEPEVFLLDEPTATLDIRYQLEVLARMRELATEQGRVVVMVLHDLNLASRFSDRLLLLHNGRIVAAGTPKTVLTPENIRVVYGVEAVVTESRWGLQVTPVAPLDMTGTKGMVKVVLAARG, encoded by the coding sequence GTGCGGCTTCAAGTTAAGGGCGTGTGTTTTTCCTACGGAAGCGTATCAGTTCTGGAAGATGTGACCTTTAAAGTACAGGCCGGCGAGACATTGGGCATTATAGGGCCCAATGGTTCCGGCAAGAGTACCCTTTTGCGCTGCCTGGCCAGGGTGTTGAAGCCGCGTATGGGGACGGTTTTTCTGGACGGGAAAAACCTGGCCGCTCTTCGCGGCCGGGAGGTGGGCCGCTATTTGGGGTACGTGCCCCCACCGGGTACGGGGCAGGCTTTTCCGTGCACCGTACTGGAAACGGTGCTGCAAGGACGCCGTCCCCACCTCACCTGGGGAGTTAGCCATGGCGACCTTGCTGCGGTAACCAGAGCGCTGGCCTATTTGGGTTTAACCGACCTGGGGGAGAGGCAGCTCGGTGAACTTTCCAGCGGCCAGCGGCAGAAAGTGCTTATTGCCCGGGCCCTGGCCCAGGAACCCGAGGTTTTTCTACTGGACGAACCCACGGCGACCCTGGATATACGTTACCAGCTTGAGGTTCTGGCGCGGATGCGGGAACTTGCCACGGAACAGGGGCGGGTGGTGGTAATGGTGCTTCACGACCTCAATCTGGCCAGCCGCTTTAGCGATCGTTTGTTGTTGCTGCATAACGGGCGTATTGTTGCCGCCGGTACTCCCAAAACGGTGCTTACGCCGGAGAACATTCGTGTTGTATATGGGGTCGAAGCAGTGGTAACAGAGTCCAGGTGGGGCCTGCAGGTGACGCCGGTGGCGCCGCTGGATATGACCGGAACGAAGGGAATGGTAAAGGTAGTTCTGGCTGCTCGGGGATGA